A stretch of Candidatus Eisenbacteria bacterium DNA encodes these proteins:
- a CDS encoding AmpG family muropeptide MFS transporter — MIGEWRQGTGERRLRPCYHAPRMSPRRTHPSVFMFLIIPFGAMGGYVSVALAYLFSKEGVPVERIAALVAVGIVPHTWKFFWAPLVDSLFTRKGWYLAASVLSALGILATGMAPIRESSIPLLTTIILISNFAATFLGMATDSLMAYATPQEQKGRAGGWFQAGNLGGAGLGGGAGLLLAQRLPAPWMAGAILAAACLLCCLALLFVPEPASTIRDDKVLRTLRNVALDLWSMAKSRIGFLALFLCFLPIGSGAASGLWSAVAGDWSASAETVALVTGIMGGILSAAGCLIGGYICDRMDRKTAYVIYGALQAACAVGMAFAPRTERMYIVFTSLYAVITGLTFAGFTAFVLEAMGTGAAATKYNVFASLSNTPIYYMTLVDGWAHTRWGARGMLNTEATLCIAGMLLFFGVAAGVKRMRPARAS; from the coding sequence ATGATCGGCGAGTGGAGGCAGGGGACCGGTGAACGGCGCCTTCGGCCGTGCTACCATGCCCCGCGTATGTCCCCGCGGCGCACGCATCCGTCGGTCTTCATGTTTCTCATCATCCCCTTCGGGGCGATGGGCGGATACGTCTCGGTGGCCCTCGCCTACCTGTTCTCGAAGGAGGGCGTCCCGGTCGAGCGGATCGCGGCCCTGGTCGCCGTCGGCATCGTTCCCCACACGTGGAAGTTCTTCTGGGCTCCTCTGGTCGACTCGCTCTTCACGCGCAAGGGCTGGTATCTCGCGGCGAGCGTCCTGAGCGCCCTGGGAATCCTCGCGACCGGAATGGCGCCGATCAGGGAGTCGAGCATTCCGCTGCTCACGACGATCATCCTGATTTCGAACTTCGCGGCGACCTTCCTGGGCATGGCGACCGACAGCCTCATGGCCTACGCCACTCCTCAGGAGCAGAAGGGAAGGGCGGGCGGATGGTTCCAGGCCGGCAATCTCGGCGGCGCGGGCCTGGGAGGAGGGGCGGGCCTTCTGCTCGCGCAGCGCCTTCCCGCCCCATGGATGGCCGGCGCGATCCTCGCGGCCGCCTGTCTCCTGTGCTGCCTCGCCCTGCTCTTCGTCCCCGAGCCGGCCTCCACGATTCGCGACGACAAGGTCCTTCGGACGCTGCGCAATGTGGCTCTGGATCTCTGGTCGATGGCGAAGTCCCGGATCGGGTTCCTCGCCCTCTTCCTCTGCTTCCTTCCGATCGGCTCGGGGGCCGCCTCGGGGCTCTGGTCGGCTGTGGCCGGGGACTGGAGCGCCTCGGCCGAGACGGTGGCCCTCGTGACAGGCATCATGGGCGGGATCCTCTCCGCGGCCGGTTGTCTGATCGGCGGCTACATCTGCGACCGGATGGACCGGAAGACCGCCTACGTCATCTACGGTGCGCTTCAGGCAGCATGCGCGGTCGGCATGGCGTTCGCCCCGCGGACCGAGCGGATGTACATCGTGTTCACGTCGCTCTACGCGGTGATCACCGGCCTCACCTTCGCCGGGTTCACCGCGTTCGTCCTCGAGGCGATGGGGACAGGGGCCGCGGCGACGAAGTACAACGTCTTCGCCTCGCTCTCGAACACCCCGATCTACTACATGACCCTCGTCGACGGATGGGCGCACACGCGTTGGGGCGCGCGCGGGATGCTCAACACGGAGGCC